The bacterium DNA window CGGTCAAGACCGGCCCGCCGACCGTCCCGCGCTGCTCAGCCATCTTGCTTGGGAGCCCTCCTTCGTGGCGCGCGCTTGGGCTTTTCCGGCCCGCTCTCGGAGACGGCGTCGGCTCGAGGAGACCGGCGCTCGGCCACCAGGTGATCGATCTTCTCCCGCGTCAGGTCGTAGTGGTAGCGGTGGTCGAGCCGCAGCATCGGCGCGTACTCGCACGCCCCCATGCACTCGACCTCCTCGTACGAGAAGAGCCCGTCGCCCGACACCTCGCCCGGCGCCTTCACCCCGATCGCCCCGCGCAGGTGCTCGACGATGTCCTCAGCGCCGCGCAGCGTGCAGCTGAGGTTGGTGCACATGTAGAACCGGTGCTGGCCGACCGGCTCGAGGTGGAACAGCGTGTAGAACGTCGCCACGCCCTGGACGTAGCCGGGGTCGAGCTGCAGCGCGCCCGCGACCTCGGTCATCGCCTCAGACGTCAGGTGTCCGAGCTCCTCCTGGGCGAGGTCGAGCGCCGGCATCACCGCCGATCGCGGCTGCGGGTAGCGGGCGGGCAGGGCCTTGATCTCGTCCAGGACGTGAGCGGAAAGCGCGCTCATCGGTCCACGTCGCCCAGCACCGTGTCGGCGGTGCCGATGATCGCGATCATGTCCGCGACCATGTGGTTGAGCGCCATGCGCTCGAGCGCCTGGAGGTTGACGAAGGACGCGGAGCGGAACTTCACGCGCCGCGGCTTGTGGGTGCCGTCGCTGACGACGTAGCACCCGTTCTCGCCGCGGCCCGACTCGACCGCGACGTAAACGTCGCCCGGCGGGACGGAGTAGCCCTCGGTGAACAGCTTGAAGTGGTGGATGACGGCCTCCATCGAGGTTTCGAGCTCCTCGCGCGGGGGCGGCAGCATCTTGCGGTCGTCGACGTTGACCGGCCCGTCCGGCAGCCTGTCGAGCGCCTGGCGCAGGATCTTGACCGCCTCCCGCATCTCCTTGATGCGCACGAGGTATCGCCCGTAGCAGTCGCAGTCGTTCGAGGTCGCGACCTCGAAGTCGTAGTTCTCGTAACCCGAGTACGGCATCGCCTTGCGAATGTCCCAGGGGATGCCCGAGCCGCGGATCATCGGCCCGCTCGCGCCCAGCACCTTCGCGTCTTCGGGCGACAGCCGCCCGATGCCGATGGTGCGCGAGCGCCAGATCGGGTTCATGGTCAGCAGGTCCTCGTACTCGTCGACGCGACCCGGCATGATGCGGAGGAACGCGTCGAGCATCTCCAGGAATCGCGGCGTCGCGTCCGCCATGACGCCCCCCGGCCGGATGTACGACGTGTGCATGCGGAAGCCCGAGATCTCCTCATTCATGTCGAGGATGGTGTCGCGCTCCCGGAAGCAGTACATGAGCATCGACATCGCGCCCAGCTCGAGCCCGCTCGTGCCCATCCAAACCAGGTGCGAGGAGAGGCGGGTCAGCTCGGACATGATCACCCGCAGCGCCTGCGCCCGAGGCGGCACCTCGACGCCCATCAACCGCTCGACCGCGAGGGCGTAGGCCAGGTTGTTGATGGGCGGGGACAAGTAGTCGTGGCGATCGGTGACGACCACGCCCTGCTGCCAGCGCAGCGCCTCCATCTGCTTCTCGATGCCGGTGTGCAGGTAGCCGATCACCGGCTTGACGCGCCGGATCTGCTCACCGTCCAGGTCGACGATGAGCCGCAGCACGCCGTGGGTCGAAGGATGGTGGGGTCCGAAGTTGACGGTCAGCAGCTCGCCGCCGAACGCGCCCTTCTCGCCCGTGTGAGTGATGGTCACGCCCTCGGGGGTGCTCATGCGTCCTCCGGTGCGGTCTGCCAGGCTTCGTGCTCCGCGGAGAACTCCACGACCTCGCCGCCCACCGGGTAGTCGCGGCGCAGCGGATGGCCGACCCAGTCGTCGGGCATGAGGATGCGCGTCAGGTCGGGGTGGTCGCTGAAGACGATGCCGAACAGGTCGTAGGTCTCCCGCTCGTCCCAGTTGGCGGGTGGGAAGAGGTCGTGGACGGAGTCGATCTGGGGCCGGTCGCCATCGACGAAGGTCCGAACCCTGATCTGGTCGCGGGTCTGGAGGTCGCGGAGCTGGTAGACGAGCTCGTAGCGGCCCGGCCATGCCTCACGCGACCGGTCGACCAGGTGGTCGACGCAGGTGAGGAACACCAGCAGGCGATAACCGTCCGCCTTGAGCCCGGCGAGCGCCTCTCTGATCCTGGCGGAGGGCACCGTCACCCACGTGTCGCCCGCGCTTTCGCCCCGGTCGACGACCAGCTCTTCAGTCATGTGCGGGGGTAGTCCCCCGGCCGCCCGTATCACTGGCGCGGCGAGATTCCCTGAGCCTTGATCCGCTCCTGCAGGATCATCAGCGCGTTCAGCAGGTCTTCGGGCCGCGGCGGGCAGCCCGGGACGTAGACGTCGACCGGGACGATCTTGTCCACGCCCTGGAGCAGTGCGTAGTTGTTGAAGACGCCTCCGGTCGAGGCGCACGCGCCCATCGAGATGACCCACTTCGGCTCGGGCATCTGGTCGTAGACGGTGCGCAGCACCGGCGCCATCTTCTGCGACACGCGGCCGGACACGATCATCAGGTCCGACTGCCGCGGCGAGGCGCGCATCGCCTCCGAACCGAAGCGGGCGATGTCGACGCCGGCGGTCGCCGTCGCGATCATCTCGATGGCGCAGCAGGCGAGGCCGAACTGCGCCGGCCATACCGAGTTGCCGCGGCCCCAGCCGACCAGCTTGCCGAGCGTGGTCGTCAGAACGTTCTGGCCGAGGGACTCGGCGAGCTCCTCTATTCCCACTCCAGGCCTCCCTTGCGCCAGATGTGCGCGAGGGCGATGAGCAGGATGCCCATGAAGACCAGCATCTCGATCAGACCGAACCATTTGAGCTGGCGGAGGAGGACCGCCCACGGGTAGAAGAACACCGCCTCGACGTCGAAGATGATGAAGAGCATGGCGGTCAAATAGAAGCGGACCGACAGGCGGCGGTGGGCCGGACTTTCGGGGATGATCCCGGACTCGTACGGGGCCAGCTTGGTGCGGTGAGGCTTGCTCGGTCCGAGGACGAAGCTCAGGCCCACCAGCGCTCCGATGAGCCCGAGGACGATGAGGACGAAGATCAGCAGTGGGACGTAGCTTTCGAGCAAGTTTCCGTAGCGGCCTCACACGTAAACAGGGGGCTTTTGGGGAACGCCATTAATTCTAGGGATGTCTTGAGAAAGGTCGTTAGCGGGCGTCCTTGCGGCGGTGTTCGATGCTGGTCCCGTGTGACAGGGTCGCGTGGATCGGACAGTAGCGATTGCACGCCATGTCCAGCGCCTGCTCCACCAGCTCCTTGTCGTACTGGCCATCCCAGCCGATGTGAAACGTGAGCTCGATCTTGTTGAAGGCGCGGGGCCATTCCTTGTCCTGCTCGCCTTCGACCTCGACCTCCAGCGAGCGGAACGGCTGCTTGAACTTCTTCAGCAGCAGGACCGCGTTGAGGCCGGTGCAGCCGCCGAGCGCGCCGAGCAGCATCTCGGTGGGCCGCATCGCCGCGTCGTCGCCGAACACCGGCGGCTCATCGATGCCTGCCGTGTGCCCGGACTCCGAGTCGATGTCGAACTTGACCTTGTGCCCGCTCCATTTCGCGATCGCCTTCGCCACGTTGGAACCATAATCCGAAACCGACGTCACCTGCCCGGATTCGCGGATGAATCCGCGTGACACCGGGTATGCTGGAGGGAACGTAGGGGGGAGTAGCCACTCCCGCTGGCCCCGTCAGGACGGCAGCAATGCCCGGGGCCGCAGCGGACAGCATGTCCGCGGCAAGACCTCTACTCGAATTAAGAGTTGGAGGTCGCCGTGATGAAGAGCATCCTGGTCTCGGTTCTGCTGATCGCGTTCACCGATGTGGCCCTGCAGCTGGACAACGCTTTAGCCATCTCGTCGGTGGCCAGCAACGTGCCGGCGCCGCACCGGCTCCCGGTTCTGGCTGGCGGAGTGCTCCTGGCCGCGTGCTGCCTGCTGGTGTTCACGCTGATCGGCTCGGCGCTCATCGAGCGCATCGGCTGGTTGAAACCGGTGGCCGGGGTGGCGTTGATCCTGATCGGAGCCAAGCTCGCGATCGACTTCTATCGCGCGTGAGCCCGGTGGTGGAGCCAGGGAAATCGGAGCGCCGCCCGTCGGTGCGCTGGCGGATTCTCGCCGGCGCGGCCTTGCTGGCCGGCGTCGTCGTGGCCATGGCCCTGCTGGTCGAGCACGACGCGGCAGGCCAGGCCCTCGAAACGGATGTTTCGATCGCCGCGCTGCTCAAGCGTCACGGCTACCTGGCCGGGTTCGCCCTCATCTACATCGAGGAGTCCGGCATCCCCCTGTTCATTCCCGGAGACGCGTTCCTCCTCTATGTCGGCCACCATGTGCCACACCACGTGCCGGCTTTGGCCGTGGCCTGGCTCGGCATGGTCCTGGCGGTCACGTTGGGAGCCACGAACCTCTACCTCATCTCGCGGCGGTTCGGCAGGCGCCTGTTGGACCACCGGCTGGCGACCCTTCTCCACCTGACCCCCGGACGCATGGACCGCGCCGAGCTCTGGTTCAGGCGCTGGGGGCCATGGGCCTTGATCCTCGGCCGCCACGTGCCAGGACTGCGCGTCCCGCTCACGGTGGCGGCCGGCGTGCTTCAGCTCCGGTACCGCGTCTTCGCGATCAGCGTCGCCGTCTCGAGCGCCGCCTGGACAGCCGCCTTCCTGGCCCTCGGCGCGGTGTTCGGCGCCAGCCTCGAACGGTGGATACGCTCCACCCCGGTGCTGTACGGCATGCTGCTCGTCCTGGTCGTGCTGGCGGTGGGGGCGGTCGCCGCCCTTCGCGCCCGGCGGCCCGCGCCCGGCCCGCGGCGAAACTAGACTCACGCTGTGCCCGACGACGTTCGCGCCCGCTTCGCCCCGGTGGCGGCCAACTACTCGCGCTCCAGCTTCCACACCGCGCCCGAGCGGCTGCGCGAGGTGCTCGAGCTGGCGGGCCCGCTGCCGGGCGACCTGGCGCTGGACGTCGCGACCGGTACCGGCAACACCGCTTTTGCGCTGGCGCCGCACGTCCGCAGGGTCGTCGGCCTCGACCTCACCAAGGAGATGCTCGACGTGGCGCGCCGCGTCAGCACCGAGCGAGGCGTCAGCAACGCCGAGTGGGTGCTGGGCGACGCCGCTCGCCTGCCCTTCGAGGACGAGACGTTCGACCTCTACACGGTGAGGGCGGCGCCGCATCATTTCGGGGACTTCGATGCCTGCCTTCACGAGGCGTTTCGCGTCCTGAAGCCCGGCCGCCATGCGGCGTTCGTCGACTGCGCCGCATCGGCCGCCGCCCGCGACCTGCTCCACGAGGTGGAGGTGCGCCGCGACCCGTCGCACGTGCGCTCCCTGACCTTGGGCGAGTGGAGCGAGCGGCTCGAGGCCGCGGGGTTCGAGGTCGAGACCGCCCACGCGCGCGAGCTCGATTGGGACTACGAGGCGTGGATGGGGAACATGGCGGTCGCGCCCGCGCTGAGAGAAGAGCTGGCGCAAGTGATCGAAAGCGCGACCGGCGAGGCTCGCGCCCTGCTGCACCCGCAGCGCCGCGACGGCAAGCTCTGGCACGGATACTGGCACTGCCTGATCCGCGTGCGCAAACCAGGTGAATGAGGATGTGTCCTCCCCGCCGGCCGGGGAGGGTGAGGCGGGTGAGCTGGTGCAACGGCCTCTGGTCCCGGGCGAGCTGATCCTCCTCGTCGACAAGGTCGGGCGCCGGCACCGCGTGCGCCTCAAGGCCGGCGAGCGTCACTCCCTCCACTCGGGCGTGATCGCCCATGACGAGCTGATCGGGCGATCCGAGGGCGTGATCGTGACCACCCAGCTGGGCGCCCGCCTGCTGGCCGTCCGCCCGACGTTCGCGGAGCAGGTCACCGGCCGGCAGCGCCAGGCCCAGCCGATCTATCCCAAGGACCTCGGCGCCATCCTGATCGCGGCGGACATCCACCCCGGCGCCCGAGTCCTGGAGGCCGGCACGGGCACCGGGGCGCTCACCCTGGCCGCGCTGCGGGCGGTGGGCCGGGACGGCGAGGTCGTGAGCTACGAGCAGCGCGAAGAGTTCCTGGAAGCGGCCCGGCGGGCGATCTCCGAGACGCTGGGCGGCCTGCCGCCCAACCTCACCCTCAAGCAGGGGGACGTTTACACCGGAGTCGACGAGAGCGACCTGGACCGCGTGCTCCTCGACCTGCCCGAGCCCTGGCAGGCCGTGCCGGCGGTCAAGGGCGCGCTGCGGGCGGGCGGGATCGTCTTCGCCCACTGCCCCAACGTCAGCCAGGTCCAGCGCTTCTTCGACTGCCTTCGCGAGGTGCGCGGCTTCGGCATGCTCGAGGTGTTCGAGGTCCTGCAGAGGGGGTGGACGGTGCGCGGCCGCAGCCTCCGCCCGTCGCATCGCATGGTCGCCCACACGGG harbors:
- a CDS encoding NAD(P)H-dependent oxidoreductase subunit E, whose amino-acid sequence is MSALSAHVLDEIKALPARYPQPRSAVMPALDLAQEELGHLTSEAMTEVAGALQLDPGYVQGVATFYTLFHLEPVGQHRFYMCTNLSCTLRGAEDIVEHLRGAIGVKAPGEVSGDGLFSYEEVECMGACEYAPMLRLDHRYHYDLTREKIDHLVAERRSPRADAVSESGPEKPKRAPRRRAPKQDG
- a CDS encoding NADH-quinone oxidoreductase subunit D, whose product is MSTPEGVTITHTGEKGAFGGELLTVNFGPHHPSTHGVLRLIVDLDGEQIRRVKPVIGYLHTGIEKQMEALRWQQGVVVTDRHDYLSPPINNLAYALAVERLMGVEVPPRAQALRVIMSELTRLSSHLVWMGTSGLELGAMSMLMYCFRERDTILDMNEEISGFRMHTSYIRPGGVMADATPRFLEMLDAFLRIMPGRVDEYEDLLTMNPIWRSRTIGIGRLSPEDAKVLGASGPMIRGSGIPWDIRKAMPYSGYENYDFEVATSNDCDCYGRYLVRIKEMREAVKILRQALDRLPDGPVNVDDRKMLPPPREELETSMEAVIHHFKLFTEGYSVPPGDVYVAVESGRGENGCYVVSDGTHKPRRVKFRSASFVNLQALERMALNHMVADMIAIIGTADTVLGDVDR
- a CDS encoding NADH-quinone oxidoreductase subunit C translates to MTEELVVDRGESAGDTWVTVPSARIREALAGLKADGYRLLVFLTCVDHLVDRSREAWPGRYELVYQLRDLQTRDQIRVRTFVDGDRPQIDSVHDLFPPANWDERETYDLFGIVFSDHPDLTRILMPDDWVGHPLRRDYPVGGEVVEFSAEHEAWQTAPEDA
- a CDS encoding NADH-quinone oxidoreductase subunit B; protein product: MVRSDRDAGLHGHPAHRPRAHLAQGRPGVGIEELAESLGQNVLTTTLGKLVGWGRGNSVWPAQFGLACCAIEMIATATAGVDIARFGSEAMRASPRQSDLMIVSGRVSQKMAPVLRTVYDQMPEPKWVISMGACASTGGVFNNYALLQGVDKIVPVDVYVPGCPPRPEDLLNALMILQERIKAQGISPRQ
- a CDS encoding NADH-quinone oxidoreductase subunit A — translated: MLESYVPLLIFVLIVLGLIGALVGLSFVLGPSKPHRTKLAPYESGIIPESPAHRRLSVRFYLTAMLFIIFDVEAVFFYPWAVLLRQLKWFGLIEMLVFMGILLIALAHIWRKGGLEWE
- a CDS encoding OsmC family peroxiredoxin, giving the protein MSRGFIRESGQVTSVSDYGSNVAKAIAKWSGHKVKFDIDSESGHTAGIDEPPVFGDDAAMRPTEMLLGALGGCTGLNAVLLLKKFKQPFRSLEVEVEGEQDKEWPRAFNKIELTFHIGWDGQYDKELVEQALDMACNRYCPIHATLSHGTSIEHRRKDAR
- a CDS encoding DedA family protein, whose product is MSPVVEPGKSERRPSVRWRILAGAALLAGVVVAMALLVEHDAAGQALETDVSIAALLKRHGYLAGFALIYIEESGIPLFIPGDAFLLYVGHHVPHHVPALAVAWLGMVLAVTLGATNLYLISRRFGRRLLDHRLATLLHLTPGRMDRAELWFRRWGPWALILGRHVPGLRVPLTVAAGVLQLRYRVFAISVAVSSAAWTAAFLALGAVFGASLERWIRSTPVLYGMLLVLVVLAVGAVAALRARRPAPGPRRN
- a CDS encoding methyltransferase domain-containing protein, which encodes MAANYSRSSFHTAPERLREVLELAGPLPGDLALDVATGTGNTAFALAPHVRRVVGLDLTKEMLDVARRVSTERGVSNAEWVLGDAARLPFEDETFDLYTVRAAPHHFGDFDACLHEAFRVLKPGRHAAFVDCAASAAARDLLHEVEVRRDPSHVRSLTLGEWSERLEAAGFEVETAHARELDWDYEAWMGNMAVAPALREELAQVIESATGEARALLHPQRRDGKLWHGYWHCLIRVRKPGE
- a CDS encoding tRNA (adenine-N1)-methyltransferase — encoded protein: MNEDVSSPPAGEGEAGELVQRPLVPGELILLVDKVGRRHRVRLKAGERHSLHSGVIAHDELIGRSEGVIVTTQLGARLLAVRPTFAEQVTGRQRQAQPIYPKDLGAILIAADIHPGARVLEAGTGTGALTLAALRAVGRDGEVVSYEQREEFLEAARRAISETLGGLPPNLTLKQGDVYTGVDESDLDRVLLDLPEPWQAVPAVKGALRAGGIVFAHCPNVSQVQRFFDCLREVRGFGMLEVFEVLQRGWTVRGRSLRPSHRMVAHTGFLCFARRLAGDDLFEPEGEGFR